In the genome of Olsenella profusa DSM 13989, one region contains:
- a CDS encoding histidine phosphatase family protein, with translation MGCKVILIRHGLTYWNARKMMQGQVNIPLNDVGVRQARGLARQISPFPLDVCYASPLGRSLKTAQLALEDRDIPIIKDERLIEHGYGLLESTSYRRTPWFRLTSQAYNYECHPERYRAPIGGETFEDVYARARSFIDEVLLPEAERHDGILVAGHGGINCAIMGCLFDIPLKDFWSVKQANCGYTVIDVDNGTPAIEYSTPVEVNAR, from the coding sequence ATGGGATGCAAGGTCATACTCATTCGCCATGGGCTCACCTACTGGAACGCCAGGAAGATGATGCAGGGTCAGGTCAACATTCCCCTCAACGACGTGGGAGTCCGACAGGCAAGGGGCCTTGCAAGGCAGATCTCTCCATTTCCGCTTGACGTCTGCTACGCCAGTCCCCTGGGACGTTCGCTCAAGACGGCACAGCTCGCCCTCGAAGACCGCGACATACCCATAATCAAGGACGAGCGCCTGATCGAGCATGGCTACGGTCTCCTCGAAAGCACCAGCTATCGCCGGACACCCTGGTTTCGGCTCACCTCACAGGCATATAACTACGAGTGCCACCCCGAACGCTACCGCGCGCCCATTGGCGGGGAGACCTTCGAGGACGTCTACGCCCGCGCACGCAGCTTCATAGACGAGGTGCTCCTGCCGGAGGCGGAACGACACGACGGCATCCTGGTGGCGGGACACGGCGGGATCAACTGCGCCATCATGGGATGCCTGTTTGACATACCTCTCAAGGACTTCTGGAGCGTCAAGCAGGCCAACTGCGGCTACACCGTCATCGATGTCGACAACGGAACCCCCGCCATCGAGTACTCGACTCCCGTGGAGGTTAATGCGAGGTAG